The DNA region AGCTGCAGTTTGACTGTGACCGTCGGTTCTTCTCTCGTGCCTGTCTCTTTTGGGAGTCCAGAGCAGGGCGCGCGCTCACATGACGCAGGGTTTGATGTCCTGACACACGCTCTgcgggtggtggtggtggtgatggtgatagtAGGATCCACCGGCCGACGGGTGGAAGGAGGAGATGCCGTTAAAGTTTAACACGAAATCTTTCCTGTCGCACACTGAAGAGTGGCTTTGATAGCGCGGGATCCCcactgcagacacagagagagagagagagagagaggggggggttaAACATGtgtgcaaacaaataaatacatcatgAATTATTATACATagatttttatcattttaaggAACGTACACGACCCTGCACAAAGCAGCACGTGGGatgttttaagtttgtttgaaccggaaacacagtttaacatgCAGTTTTTAGTCAAAATAAAACCGGTGTTTTTCATAACCTGCAAAAAAATTACGATCACTTCGactctgatttaaaatgtggaCTAATGACTCTTGTGTGATCTGCAAAATGTAAATCAGCCTCCTGGTTAACGCAACATATCAGCTGATCACATTTATCAtgcatgtataaaaaaaaaagtgtgcaggGTCCCTTtacagagcaaataaaaccaaaaatgaaaatataaatgctTTAGAATAATTGTAAAATGTGTCTGAATTGTTCTACAGGCTTTAAAAACGAACATAATCTACTTTAGTGGGAAGATGGGACAATTTACTGTCACTATTTTAATTCTTAAGAATACGCATTAATGaagtaaataataaattattaacctttataagATTACTATTTTAAGATTTACTGAACTACATGTTGCACAATATGAAGGAGCAATACTTTCCATTCATTCGTATTTTAAAGGCTataatataaacacaaatacggtttattattttattcctCAACTGCATCAAATGAGAAAAACTACGTGCGTAATTTCCcccaaacctttaaaaaaaaatctttcaatcAGACTGCGCGTCATTTGGTGTCTCTAAGTGAGCCTCTATTtccagaaagagaaaaataaatggggAGGCTGAAGCTGCGTCAAGGTCATAAGGACTCCAGATGTGTCTGTTTTCAGGGGGAAGACAGCAGGCTTTATCCTCCGGGGCCACAGCTCTCTGCCCTACATAGCCCTCTGTGACTGTCAGTACAGTGTCTGACCCTGCGCCGCTCACACCGGCACATTCATCCTCCTACAGGCTCAATTAAGACGCTGCGTAAAGTTTAACAAGGCCTTCCGTCTCTGGTGGTTTCAAATCCTCCGCCGGTGTGGTCCGACCTGCACAGTCTTTGTTTGGTTAACCTCTGGGAGCCTTTCGCGGCTCCAGCATGGTTCCTCGCCTCGGTGAAATCCCCAGACTTTCGTAAAGCCTCTGCGTGTTGTGTTAAAGTAAATGAGCGTGAACAGGGGAGGAGAATCACTAAATAGCTGCTTTTCTTAATCTGATTATTAGGCAGAATATCCCGTGAAAACTTGCACAGATGTGGGTTAGAATATCCTGCAGGCTTTGGAGTAAAAACTCATCCTGCATATCACACCTTAGCAGCACCTACTGTATAACTTTCCTCTTATATTTGGGccttaaaaaactaaaaagaacaAATTTCTCTTAAGTCTGTTGTGAGGCAcaagtgttttgtgtttattttaaattaagaaagTTGAAGGAAAATACAGCTGGACGGTTTCATTATCTAATTAACATTTAGTGCAACATTCTTAATAAATTCAAATTATATTTTACTTATTGCTTTGTCTGTCAAatcactttgtaaacatctgtttttacagGTAATAtataagttattattattagtattgtTTATAATAATTGTTAACGTCAGCCTCAAAAGATTAGCTCAGTGAAAGCTAAGAAGTAGCCTAACTGGGggaaatacaattaaaacatgTGGTTATTATAAAGAGAATCTATTTTGATTGCTCGCTATGCACAAATATACAAACTCATATTTACcattatttttcctttaaataagCACGACCATCCTGAATCTAAACATCAGTTATTTTAacgaaagtgttttttttttatttagattttacgCAGGAAAAAGATTTTTCAAAACGTCACCAgacactgcaggagacagaaaTTAAATCTTGACATAAAGCAACCTGTCTGAAGGTGTGGTGTGTGAATTATGAATATTTTTCTTACAAGTTATTatcaatttaattttaaaaaatcccccaaaaacaTCCCTAGAATGAGCCGATTGGTACCTGAAATGTCGCTGGAGTGGCTGTCCCTGCTGTTCTGGTGGAGATAACTCTGCTCCAGGGAGTATGGAGACATGCCGGAGTGTAACCCGGAGGATGCCGGGCTGCTTGAGGCGAGAGGCTGCTGTTTGATATAGGGAGACCCGCCGGAGGACGCCCAGTGTGCGGACGTACTGGCGTACGGGGAATGACCGTCCAGCGCGCTGGCCATGGCCGGAGAGGAGGGCacggggctgctgctgctgtccgGTCCGTAATCCCCGTTAGGCGGCACTGGACAGCTCGCCATATACGTGGACCCGGGGCTCGGGGACATGTGGGGTACGTGGTGGCCGCCGCTCAGTCCGTCGTAGCCACCGGCCATTGAATTGCTCATCATGTCCAAGTTGTAGCCGTTGCTGTGACAGGCGAGGGTGGCTGAGGGAGCCTGGAAGTCAAAACTCTGCGGAAGGATGGATGTGCCGAATCCTATCCCGTTCATCATCCGGTACATGGGCttcagagcttgacattttCTCCTGAAGCCTCGAGGTCTGCGACGAAACGAGCCCTCCTCGAACATGAACTCACTGCCCGGATCGATGGTCCAGTAGTGGCCTTTCCCCGGCCTGCCCAGCCCTTTGGGCAGCTTGATAAAGCACTCGTTCAGAGACAAATTATGCCGGACCGAATTCTTCCAGCCCTGATATGAGCCCCTGAAGAACGGAAAGCGAGCCTGAAGAAACTGGTATATCTCACTAAGGGTCAGGCGTTTGGTGGGGGAGCTCTGGATTGCCATCACGATGAGAGCGATGTAGGAGTACGGAGGCTTTTCCGGTCGCCGTAAACCAGAGCTCGTCTTCTTTCCTTTAATGGCGCTGGACGAACTTTCTGAGGCGGCTTGTGGGCTCAGCATGGCGGGGTGCAGGACGCCTGACGCCGGGCTGGATCTCAGAGGAGGCGGTGGGTCCAGCTGCTGCTGAGGGGTCTCGGTCGTCATGTCAGCTCTGACGTACGACTGGCGTAAagtgaagagagggagggagagaagacgAGCCGGGAGATGTTTAAGAAGAGAAATATATCGGGATCCAGCGGTCAATGTCCGTGCAAGTGAGTGTAACACCACCAGTGGTCCTCAGAACCCAGGCGCAAAATGGAGTGGAATCTGTCTCCTGTTACGCACGACTCTTCCGTTACGCACGGTGCTCCCCTGACGCATGCAGAACGCACGGCGAGTACGcactgacagagagaggaagaggaagagagagtggggggagcTGCTTATCCACTGGAGACTGAGTGTCCAGGACACAGAGGCTCCACTGGGTGTCACAGCGGCGCTAAGTGGTGCGCCGGGTGGCCATCGAGCGGCTTAATAGTCACTCAAGTAGAGGAAACACGAAAACCCCTGACTTATTGCGCGCAACAGTCCAACCAAACAAAGCTCGACCACCTATCATTTCATAAATCTTTGTTCCCTCTGTGAGAGCCCCCCACCCCTTCTCCTCATCCGCACTCTGCGTCTGCAAATCTCCCTCAAATCAGTGACGAAAAGAGCCCCCACCCCTCCACCCTCCTGCCAAATTTggcccaagtccatttaccgttcTCAGCAGCGTTAAAGCCCCTtattctctcctctccccctcctcccccccccctccccccctcctcccactccTTCTCTCCCAGCTCGGACTACACGCAATTAAGCCATCTATCAAACCTCCCCCAGACATCCCAATCAACAGCGCCACACGCCAGACGCACAAGTTAAAAAAcgagctccccccccccctccggtCCTGCATGTAGGAGCTGTGATTTCAGCCTGATATGCCTCAGATCACGCATTTTTACTGACACGAATAAACTTCcacaatatgcaaaaaaaagtctagATTGCAATTTAAACCATAACGCCCAAAACATTCACTGGGGGGCCTGCAAGAGATCTGCTGCAGATAGAACCCAAGCGCATCGCtgttcagaaacaaaaaaacgcaCCATCTTgtgttatttgtattattttgctCATAATTTCCTCCCAAACTGGTCCAGAggataacaaaaacaaactgtcgCGGTGCCGGGCTGGGGCGAAGAGTGTGAGAGATGGAGAGGTGGTGGTCTTTGCCGTGCGTGTGTAAGCGGGGGGTTGCTCTGAGTAAATGACTTTGACATGAGTGGAAGCAGGCTTTTTCCATCAAGCCCGGCCCTGGATACCACACACAGCGCGCCAGTGTCAGCTTACCGCCCCGGGCCAGAGCCGGTCCCATGGGCCCCGCGTTcattagagagagaaaagcGAAATTAGGCGAGCGGGCGTCGACAGTTTCCTCCCCTATGGAGACATCACACACAGATTTGTCCAACATGATGGAGTTATATATCCCATAAAGGTAATATCAACATCCGTGCTGCGACGGAGCGGAGATCATTGAGCTTTGAAGGGCAACAAGGCATTGGGCTTTGCGGCTCTTGCTAAAAGGAAAGCATCATTGTTGAGCTTTTGCATGTTTGACacaaattagattttttaatttacaaccgTGCatgggcttttttttctgtgtaattGTAGGCTAGTTCGTCTTGTAATATGGTgcgtttttattgttttgtttttaataccGCACACGTCAACTGTGCAGCTCGAAGGAgataaaaagaaataatgagAGCAGAAAAATCTAgtttcatatttacacatttcatttcacacaCTCAGATCTGTGCACGTGATTGCCGACACAACCTTTTAAGTTTAGATATAGCCTGGAGGATTTTCCAAACAATAACCACCAACAATAACCTCTTGCACTTGGCGCAACAAAGGATGTGCGGATAAAATCATTTTCCACCGtgacacacacgcgcacacacacacacacacacacacacggcggCAGTTGTGTGGATCTTTACGGCCCCCAGAAATTTCCTGCGACATCAAAACTTATGACCCCCGCGGCGATCAGGATGCCTTGGCCTGCAGAGGGGATCTTTGTTCTGGGAGGCTTTGAAGAAGGCGCTCCGGCTCGGTGTTTTTTACGCACCGGGATCATATGAGCTCCTAATTTAGCCTTTTGCAAATCTCAAGTGATCAGCAGCCGCCACGAAAGCTATTCAGAGGTGTTTTTCATAGAGGAGTTTGTCTTTGGAGAACAGGC from Labrus bergylta chromosome 6, fLabBer1.1, whole genome shotgun sequence includes:
- the LOC110001098 gene encoding forkhead box protein F2; this encodes MTTETPQQQLDPPPPLRSSPASGVLHPAMLSPQAASESSSSAIKGKKTSSGLRRPEKPPYSYIALIVMAIQSSPTKRLTLSEIYQFLQARFPFFRGSYQGWKNSVRHNLSLNECFIKLPKGLGRPGKGHYWTIDPGSEFMFEEGSFRRRPRGFRRKCQALKPMYRMMNGIGFGTSILPQSFDFQAPSATLACHSNGYNLDMMSNSMAGGYDGLSGGHHVPHMSPSPGSTYMASCPVPPNGDYGPDSSSSPVPSSPAMASALDGHSPYASTSAHWASSGGSPYIKQQPLASSSPASSGLHSGMSPYSLEQSYLHQNSRDSHSSDISVGIPRYQSHSSVCDRKDFVLNFNGISSFHPSAGGSYYHHHHHHHPQSVCQDIKPCVM